One segment of Zonotrichia albicollis isolate bZonAlb1 chromosome 4, bZonAlb1.hap1, whole genome shotgun sequence DNA contains the following:
- the NDUFB2 gene encoding NADH dehydrogenase [ubiquinone] 1 beta subcomplex subunit 2, mitochondrial has translation MVVAALGRAAGRLLRTGAAVPGRRRAGGGVHIPPRYRQFPELTRAQVIRGEALTGFMWFWILWQFWHNSDMVLGHFPYPDASAWTDEELGIPPDDEE, from the exons ATGGTGGTGGCGGCGCTGGGCCGAGCGGCGGGGCGGCTGCTGCGGACCGGGGCCGCCGTGCCCGGGCGGCGGCG CGCGGGCGGCGGGGTGCATATCCCGCCGCGGTACCGGCAGTTCCCGGAGCTGACGCGGGCGCAGGTGATCCGAGGCGAGGCGCTCACCGGCTTCATGTGGTTCTGGATCCTCTGGCAGTTCTGGCACAACTCGGACATGGTGCTG GGACACTTCCCGTATCCCGACGCTTCGGCCTGGACGGACGAGGAGCTCGGCATTCCCCCGGACGATGAGGAATAG
- the LOC102072702 gene encoding uncharacterized protein LOC102072702 isoform X1: MEKVPTLSGGSLQGMQHTPTPPDKVSSTSIPPVQCCHTANKDSCSSLLPRCPVTHCHVCAWNPGPFCMPLIPSAKRNFRGLSLEAARVLRGARVLARRETDGCYYLGHIVQEVEGSREGFLVEFEQSGALKGRAQRGQQETPLYDIVHYEDARRQPLAPGDRVLAPWEAPAKRFGPGTVLRVVENTEAPLAQNERGVLVGFWNGQTKEVSSAQALRIPLALSERIILELQMPLAARQMVVDSSLDYPYLVAPGYRASGHYTQGHLGLGCCPEVLYSTHPCAKCSWGCTSLPQGCLGAWEHTQPAECKVQQESTFSPRASLTEERLSKKIEQKLSELRIASSKSVSREEEKKEEKRLETENIPDVRSCLEEDHEVIETEKAPQREMARAVVDAAVNTDSWLMETDHKEEAESRQQDAETEANFEHEHGFFESREAHAPVQHSQKSPSMGSSALVPFRCQSFFAQVNQSLEKDSLTIRSALCGQRPHSATPLLAGRATHLPKLLKDKSITKSIPSGASQKRWKELDFSRAKTEHRRWQEEQRQLKREQQQEADGRDSQRQRLRQRTLQGLEKQLEHKERALQHMALLQAAGAERSRKESCFPEEEEEERKARQRLQLRKTRCLQREELQAESNNRSWEQEKERLELLRSRMQSRQEVLEQESQEQDKQQNQHQAAKVRVFQRRESSHLKMEKEGQKLRALQQYLREQKLLLLRASLLE, encoded by the exons ATGGAGAAAGTACCCACACTATCAGGAGGGTCCCTTCAAGGAATGCAACACACCCCTACTCCTCCTGACAAG GTAAGCTCCACATCCATCCCACCTGTCCAGTGCTGCCACACAGCTAATAAAGATTCCTGTAGCTCTCTGCTGCCAAGATGTCCAGTAACACA CTGTCATGTCTGTGCCTGGAACCCAGGTCCCTTTTGCATGCCCTTGATACCCTCAGCCAAAAGGAATTTCAGGGGTTTGTCCCTGGAGGCTGCCCGTGTGCTGAGGGGGGCTCGTGTGCTGGCCAGGAGAGAAACTGATGGCTGTTACTACCTGGGCCACATTGTCCAGGAGGTGGAG GGCTCCAGGGAAGGCTTTTTAGTTGAGTTTGAGCAAAGTGGGGCTCTGAAGGGCAGGGCCCAGCGAGGCCAGCAGGAAACGCCGCTCTATGACATTGTGCACTACGAGGACGCCCGGCGACAGCCTCTTGCTCCAGGGGACAGGGTCTTGGCACCATGGGAGGCTCCAGCCAAACGTTTTGGCCCTGGCACTGTGCTGAGGGTTGTGGAGAACACAGAGGCACCTTTAG CACAAAATGAGAGGGGAGTGCTTGTGGGTTTCTGGAATGGGCAGACTAAGGAGGTGTCTTCTGCCCAAGCTCTGCGCATTCCCCTGGCCCTGAGCGAACGCAtcatcctggagctgcagatgccCTTAGCAGCCAGGCAGATGGTGGTGGATTCAAGCTTGGATTACCCTTACCTTGTGGCCCCAGGTTACAGAGCCTCAGGGCACTACACACAGGGTCACCTGGGCctgggctgctgcccagaggtTCTGTATTCCACTCATCCCTGTGCAAAGTGCAGCTGGGGATGCACCTCGCTTCCCCAGGGCTGCCTTGGAGCCTGGGAACACACACAGCCTGCAGAGTGCAAAGTGCAGCAGGAAAGCACCTTCAGCCCCAGAGCAAGCCTGACTGAAGAAAGGCTCAGCaagaaaatagaacagaaacTGTCTGAATTGAGGATTGCTTCTTCAAAAAGTGTTTccagagaggaagagaaaaaggaagagaagagaTTAGAGACAGAAAACATTCCAGATGTTAGGTCCTGTTTGGAAGAGGACCATGAGGTTATAGAAACTGAGAAG GCCCCTCAGAGGGAGATGGCTCGTGCTGTGGTGGATGCTGCTGTCAACACAGACAGCTGGTTAATGGAGACAGATCACAAGGAGGAAGCAGAGAGCAGACAGCAGGATGCTGAAACTGAAGCTAATTTTGAACATGAGCATG GCTTTTTTGAGTCCAGAGAGGCACATGCTCCAGTCCAGCATTCCCAGAAGAGCCCTTCCATGGGAAGCAGTGCTTTGGTTCCTTTCAGGTGCCAGAGCTTCTTTGCCCAGGTGAATCAGTCACTGGAGAAAGACAGCCTGACCATCAGATCAGCTCTTTgtgggcagagaccccacagtgCCACCCCCCTGCTGGCTGGGAGAGCCACACATCTCCCAAAgcttctgaaagacaaaagCATCACA AAATCAATCCCTAGTGGTGCATCTCAGAAGAGGTGGAAGGAGCTGGACTTCAGCAGAGCCAAGACTGAGCACAGAAGGTGgcaagaggaacagaggcagctgaagagggagcagcagcaagaggcagatggcagggacagccagaG GCAGCGATTGCGTCAGAGAACATTGCAAGGGCTGGAGAAACAGCTGGAGCACAAAGAGAGAGCTTTGCAGCACATGGCACTGCTccaggctgctggggctgagaggAGCAGGAAGGAATCCTGCTttccagaggaggaggaggaggagaggaaggcaAGGCAGAGGCTTCAGCTCCGAAAGACGCGGTGTTTGCagagagaggagctgcaggcagaaaGCAACAACAGGAGCTGGGAACAAGAGAAAGAAAGGCTG GAGTTGCTGAGGAGCAGAATGCAGTCACGGCAGGAAGTGCTGGAACAAGAATCCCAGGAGCAGGACAAACAGCAAAACCAACACCAGGCTGCCAAAGTGAGAGTGTTCCAGAGGAGAGAGAGTTCTCATCTGAAGATGGAGAAAGAAGGCCAGAAGCTCCGTGCTCTCCAGCAGTACCTCAGGGAAcagaagctcctgctgctccgGGCATCCCTGCTCGAGTAA
- the LOC102072702 gene encoding uncharacterized protein LOC102072702 isoform X2, translated as MKRSNKLKVSSTSIPPVQCCHTANKDSCSSLLPRCPVTHCHVCAWNPGPFCMPLIPSAKRNFRGLSLEAARVLRGARVLARRETDGCYYLGHIVQEVEGSREGFLVEFEQSGALKGRAQRGQQETPLYDIVHYEDARRQPLAPGDRVLAPWEAPAKRFGPGTVLRVVENTEAPLAQNERGVLVGFWNGQTKEVSSAQALRIPLALSERIILELQMPLAARQMVVDSSLDYPYLVAPGYRASGHYTQGHLGLGCCPEVLYSTHPCAKCSWGCTSLPQGCLGAWEHTQPAECKVQQESTFSPRASLTEERLSKKIEQKLSELRIASSKSVSREEEKKEEKRLETENIPDVRSCLEEDHEVIETEKAPQREMARAVVDAAVNTDSWLMETDHKEEAESRQQDAETEANFEHEHGFFESREAHAPVQHSQKSPSMGSSALVPFRCQSFFAQVNQSLEKDSLTIRSALCGQRPHSATPLLAGRATHLPKLLKDKSITKSIPSGASQKRWKELDFSRAKTEHRRWQEEQRQLKREQQQEADGRDSQRQRLRQRTLQGLEKQLEHKERALQHMALLQAAGAERSRKESCFPEEEEEERKARQRLQLRKTRCLQREELQAESNNRSWEQEKERLELLRSRMQSRQEVLEQESQEQDKQQNQHQAAKVRVFQRRESSHLKMEKEGQKLRALQQYLREQKLLLLRASLLE; from the exons ATGAAGAGAAGTAATAAACTGAAA GTAAGCTCCACATCCATCCCACCTGTCCAGTGCTGCCACACAGCTAATAAAGATTCCTGTAGCTCTCTGCTGCCAAGATGTCCAGTAACACA CTGTCATGTCTGTGCCTGGAACCCAGGTCCCTTTTGCATGCCCTTGATACCCTCAGCCAAAAGGAATTTCAGGGGTTTGTCCCTGGAGGCTGCCCGTGTGCTGAGGGGGGCTCGTGTGCTGGCCAGGAGAGAAACTGATGGCTGTTACTACCTGGGCCACATTGTCCAGGAGGTGGAG GGCTCCAGGGAAGGCTTTTTAGTTGAGTTTGAGCAAAGTGGGGCTCTGAAGGGCAGGGCCCAGCGAGGCCAGCAGGAAACGCCGCTCTATGACATTGTGCACTACGAGGACGCCCGGCGACAGCCTCTTGCTCCAGGGGACAGGGTCTTGGCACCATGGGAGGCTCCAGCCAAACGTTTTGGCCCTGGCACTGTGCTGAGGGTTGTGGAGAACACAGAGGCACCTTTAG CACAAAATGAGAGGGGAGTGCTTGTGGGTTTCTGGAATGGGCAGACTAAGGAGGTGTCTTCTGCCCAAGCTCTGCGCATTCCCCTGGCCCTGAGCGAACGCAtcatcctggagctgcagatgccCTTAGCAGCCAGGCAGATGGTGGTGGATTCAAGCTTGGATTACCCTTACCTTGTGGCCCCAGGTTACAGAGCCTCAGGGCACTACACACAGGGTCACCTGGGCctgggctgctgcccagaggtTCTGTATTCCACTCATCCCTGTGCAAAGTGCAGCTGGGGATGCACCTCGCTTCCCCAGGGCTGCCTTGGAGCCTGGGAACACACACAGCCTGCAGAGTGCAAAGTGCAGCAGGAAAGCACCTTCAGCCCCAGAGCAAGCCTGACTGAAGAAAGGCTCAGCaagaaaatagaacagaaacTGTCTGAATTGAGGATTGCTTCTTCAAAAAGTGTTTccagagaggaagagaaaaaggaagagaagagaTTAGAGACAGAAAACATTCCAGATGTTAGGTCCTGTTTGGAAGAGGACCATGAGGTTATAGAAACTGAGAAG GCCCCTCAGAGGGAGATGGCTCGTGCTGTGGTGGATGCTGCTGTCAACACAGACAGCTGGTTAATGGAGACAGATCACAAGGAGGAAGCAGAGAGCAGACAGCAGGATGCTGAAACTGAAGCTAATTTTGAACATGAGCATG GCTTTTTTGAGTCCAGAGAGGCACATGCTCCAGTCCAGCATTCCCAGAAGAGCCCTTCCATGGGAAGCAGTGCTTTGGTTCCTTTCAGGTGCCAGAGCTTCTTTGCCCAGGTGAATCAGTCACTGGAGAAAGACAGCCTGACCATCAGATCAGCTCTTTgtgggcagagaccccacagtgCCACCCCCCTGCTGGCTGGGAGAGCCACACATCTCCCAAAgcttctgaaagacaaaagCATCACA AAATCAATCCCTAGTGGTGCATCTCAGAAGAGGTGGAAGGAGCTGGACTTCAGCAGAGCCAAGACTGAGCACAGAAGGTGgcaagaggaacagaggcagctgaagagggagcagcagcaagaggcagatggcagggacagccagaG GCAGCGATTGCGTCAGAGAACATTGCAAGGGCTGGAGAAACAGCTGGAGCACAAAGAGAGAGCTTTGCAGCACATGGCACTGCTccaggctgctggggctgagaggAGCAGGAAGGAATCCTGCTttccagaggaggaggaggaggagaggaaggcaAGGCAGAGGCTTCAGCTCCGAAAGACGCGGTGTTTGCagagagaggagctgcaggcagaaaGCAACAACAGGAGCTGGGAACAAGAGAAAGAAAGGCTG GAGTTGCTGAGGAGCAGAATGCAGTCACGGCAGGAAGTGCTGGAACAAGAATCCCAGGAGCAGGACAAACAGCAAAACCAACACCAGGCTGCCAAAGTGAGAGTGTTCCAGAGGAGAGAGAGTTCTCATCTGAAGATGGAGAAAGAAGGCCAGAAGCTCCGTGCTCTCCAGCAGTACCTCAGGGAAcagaagctcctgctgctccgGGCATCCCTGCTCGAGTAA
- the LOC102072702 gene encoding uncharacterized protein LOC102072702 isoform X3 has translation MPLIPSAKRNFRGLSLEAARVLRGARVLARRETDGCYYLGHIVQEVEGSREGFLVEFEQSGALKGRAQRGQQETPLYDIVHYEDARRQPLAPGDRVLAPWEAPAKRFGPGTVLRVVENTEAPLAQNERGVLVGFWNGQTKEVSSAQALRIPLALSERIILELQMPLAARQMVVDSSLDYPYLVAPGYRASGHYTQGHLGLGCCPEVLYSTHPCAKCSWGCTSLPQGCLGAWEHTQPAECKVQQESTFSPRASLTEERLSKKIEQKLSELRIASSKSVSREEEKKEEKRLETENIPDVRSCLEEDHEVIETEKAPQREMARAVVDAAVNTDSWLMETDHKEEAESRQQDAETEANFEHEHGFFESREAHAPVQHSQKSPSMGSSALVPFRCQSFFAQVNQSLEKDSLTIRSALCGQRPHSATPLLAGRATHLPKLLKDKSITKSIPSGASQKRWKELDFSRAKTEHRRWQEEQRQLKREQQQEADGRDSQRQRLRQRTLQGLEKQLEHKERALQHMALLQAAGAERSRKESCFPEEEEEERKARQRLQLRKTRCLQREELQAESNNRSWEQEKERLELLRSRMQSRQEVLEQESQEQDKQQNQHQAAKVRVFQRRESSHLKMEKEGQKLRALQQYLREQKLLLLRASLLE, from the exons ATGCCCTTGATACCCTCAGCCAAAAGGAATTTCAGGGGTTTGTCCCTGGAGGCTGCCCGTGTGCTGAGGGGGGCTCGTGTGCTGGCCAGGAGAGAAACTGATGGCTGTTACTACCTGGGCCACATTGTCCAGGAGGTGGAG GGCTCCAGGGAAGGCTTTTTAGTTGAGTTTGAGCAAAGTGGGGCTCTGAAGGGCAGGGCCCAGCGAGGCCAGCAGGAAACGCCGCTCTATGACATTGTGCACTACGAGGACGCCCGGCGACAGCCTCTTGCTCCAGGGGACAGGGTCTTGGCACCATGGGAGGCTCCAGCCAAACGTTTTGGCCCTGGCACTGTGCTGAGGGTTGTGGAGAACACAGAGGCACCTTTAG CACAAAATGAGAGGGGAGTGCTTGTGGGTTTCTGGAATGGGCAGACTAAGGAGGTGTCTTCTGCCCAAGCTCTGCGCATTCCCCTGGCCCTGAGCGAACGCAtcatcctggagctgcagatgccCTTAGCAGCCAGGCAGATGGTGGTGGATTCAAGCTTGGATTACCCTTACCTTGTGGCCCCAGGTTACAGAGCCTCAGGGCACTACACACAGGGTCACCTGGGCctgggctgctgcccagaggtTCTGTATTCCACTCATCCCTGTGCAAAGTGCAGCTGGGGATGCACCTCGCTTCCCCAGGGCTGCCTTGGAGCCTGGGAACACACACAGCCTGCAGAGTGCAAAGTGCAGCAGGAAAGCACCTTCAGCCCCAGAGCAAGCCTGACTGAAGAAAGGCTCAGCaagaaaatagaacagaaacTGTCTGAATTGAGGATTGCTTCTTCAAAAAGTGTTTccagagaggaagagaaaaaggaagagaagagaTTAGAGACAGAAAACATTCCAGATGTTAGGTCCTGTTTGGAAGAGGACCATGAGGTTATAGAAACTGAGAAG GCCCCTCAGAGGGAGATGGCTCGTGCTGTGGTGGATGCTGCTGTCAACACAGACAGCTGGTTAATGGAGACAGATCACAAGGAGGAAGCAGAGAGCAGACAGCAGGATGCTGAAACTGAAGCTAATTTTGAACATGAGCATG GCTTTTTTGAGTCCAGAGAGGCACATGCTCCAGTCCAGCATTCCCAGAAGAGCCCTTCCATGGGAAGCAGTGCTTTGGTTCCTTTCAGGTGCCAGAGCTTCTTTGCCCAGGTGAATCAGTCACTGGAGAAAGACAGCCTGACCATCAGATCAGCTCTTTgtgggcagagaccccacagtgCCACCCCCCTGCTGGCTGGGAGAGCCACACATCTCCCAAAgcttctgaaagacaaaagCATCACA AAATCAATCCCTAGTGGTGCATCTCAGAAGAGGTGGAAGGAGCTGGACTTCAGCAGAGCCAAGACTGAGCACAGAAGGTGgcaagaggaacagaggcagctgaagagggagcagcagcaagaggcagatggcagggacagccagaG GCAGCGATTGCGTCAGAGAACATTGCAAGGGCTGGAGAAACAGCTGGAGCACAAAGAGAGAGCTTTGCAGCACATGGCACTGCTccaggctgctggggctgagaggAGCAGGAAGGAATCCTGCTttccagaggaggaggaggaggagaggaaggcaAGGCAGAGGCTTCAGCTCCGAAAGACGCGGTGTTTGCagagagaggagctgcaggcagaaaGCAACAACAGGAGCTGGGAACAAGAGAAAGAAAGGCTG GAGTTGCTGAGGAGCAGAATGCAGTCACGGCAGGAAGTGCTGGAACAAGAATCCCAGGAGCAGGACAAACAGCAAAACCAACACCAGGCTGCCAAAGTGAGAGTGTTCCAGAGGAGAGAGAGTTCTCATCTGAAGATGGAGAAAGAAGGCCAGAAGCTCCGTGCTCTCCAGCAGTACCTCAGGGAAcagaagctcctgctgctccgGGCATCCCTGCTCGAGTAA